In a single window of the Bacillus horti genome:
- a CDS encoding aminoglycoside phosphotransferase family protein: MAKASFFMITLEMKRKVDIAMQMGQLVGRGRTADVYDWSEREVVKVFHHLGAAEYEANNARIINQMGLSIRTPEVVSVIKVDDGREAIVYEKIEGQTMLRLMEATQESLTYYGKLLAEIHAALHEREAEELQTNVKPFILKRLNEFTELSGDEANKVRELIDHLPDDPYICHLDFHPDNIMISAKGPVVIDFTNFLVGHKYLDVMKTSCLMRFSPAPHGAPQWLQQAESRLSFNDTYLKEYMDRVGENNVEDQLKQWELPAEVLVSELYSDAQISDLLERMRALI, encoded by the coding sequence ATGGCAAAGGCTTCTTTTTTTATGATCACTTTGGAGATGAAAAGAAAGGTGGATATTGCGATGCAGATGGGGCAGCTTGTGGGAAGGGGAAGAACAGCAGACGTTTATGATTGGTCTGAAAGGGAAGTCGTCAAGGTGTTTCATCATTTAGGCGCTGCAGAGTACGAGGCTAATAATGCCAGGATTATTAATCAAATGGGGTTATCTATTCGCACTCCAGAAGTGGTTTCAGTGATAAAGGTTGATGATGGACGAGAAGCGATTGTATATGAAAAGATTGAAGGACAGACGATGCTAAGGCTGATGGAGGCGACGCAAGAGAGCTTAACTTATTACGGCAAGCTTTTGGCAGAAATACATGCAGCCCTGCACGAGAGGGAGGCAGAAGAACTTCAAACTAATGTGAAGCCATTTATTCTTAAACGATTAAATGAATTTACTGAGCTTTCGGGAGATGAAGCAAACAAAGTACGTGAGTTGATCGATCACCTTCCAGACGATCCATATATTTGTCATCTTGATTTTCATCCAGATAATATTATGATTTCTGCAAAAGGTCCAGTTGTCATTGATTTTACGAATTTTTTGGTTGGTCATAAGTACCTAGATGTAATGAAAACATCCTGCTTAATGCGCTTTTCTCCTGCCCCTCATGGAGCCCCGCAATGGCTACAGCAAGCTGAATCTAGGCTATCTTTTAATGATACATACCTAAAGGAATACATGGATCGAGTTGGAGAGAACAATGTTGAGGATCAATTGAAGCAATGGGAGCTCCCTGCCGAAGTTCTAGTATCTGAATTGTACTCAGATGCTCAAATAAGTGATTTACTAGAGCGCATGAGAGCCTTAATATAA
- a CDS encoding DinB family protein, whose protein sequence is MSDKVKIMKQDLFDELDLIVRTTSGLIKKINEEEWSFRLVETMRSLQELVQHLVLIPSQDLAILQEKNEAEVTQMAKEIETVSDAEKLINIMEQGTKDLKEYMISLSDDDFLTKATKPFYSDHASTQLKWLIEIVTHAQHHRSQVFTYMKFLKHDINMFDLY, encoded by the coding sequence ATGAGTGATAAGGTTAAAATCATGAAGCAGGACTTGTTTGATGAGTTAGACCTGATTGTTCGAACTACATCTGGATTAATTAAAAAGATCAATGAGGAAGAGTGGAGCTTTCGTCTGGTGGAGACAATGAGAAGCCTACAGGAGCTAGTGCAGCATTTGGTCCTAATTCCTTCACAGGACTTAGCTATTCTTCAAGAGAAGAATGAAGCGGAAGTTACTCAGATGGCCAAAGAGATTGAGACTGTTTCAGACGCTGAAAAGCTGATCAATATTATGGAGCAAGGGACAAAGGATCTTAAAGAGTATATGATTAGTCTCAGTGATGATGATTTCTTGACTAAAGCAACAAAACCGTTCTACTCAGACCATGCTTCAACACAGTTAAAGTGGCTGATCGAAATTGTGACACATGCGCAGCATCATCGTTCTCAGGTATTTACGTATATGAAATTTCTCAAGCACGATATTAATATGTTTGATTTGTATTAA
- a CDS encoding YcxB family protein produces MRIAATITKEDYWNFNKFTMFHIPKARTTMLLSLHGFPVIIFVVLSFIGIPLLYRIGASIVLGAVVDGILIYFIKHRIMSLVEGSKGLLGEHTFEINETGFKESTEVNQSEYSWDGVSSIEQDKHNIYLFIGKVQVHIIPKKSFSTKEEGKQFFQKMKDYRRAASTH; encoded by the coding sequence ATGAGGATTGCAGCTACAATTACCAAGGAAGATTATTGGAATTTTAATAAATTTACTATGTTTCATATTCCAAAGGCTAGAACAACAATGCTTTTAAGCCTTCATGGATTCCCTGTCATTATTTTTGTTGTATTGTCTTTTATAGGAATTCCCTTATTGTATAGAATTGGTGCTTCAATTGTTTTAGGTGCTGTCGTGGACGGTATATTAATCTACTTTATTAAACACAGAATTATGAGCCTAGTAGAAGGCAGTAAAGGACTATTAGGGGAGCATACATTTGAAATTAATGAAACGGGATTTAAGGAAAGCACAGAGGTTAACCAATCAGAATATTCGTGGGATGGGGTTTCAAGCATAGAGCAGGATAAGCATAATATTTATCTTTTTATTGGCAAGGTCCAAGTACATATTATCCCAAAGAAATCATTTTCTACAAAAGAAGAAGGCAAACAATTCTTTCAAAAAATGAAGGATTATCGTCGTGCAGCTTCTACTCATTAG
- a CDS encoding AraC family transcriptional regulator has protein sequence MIIPDRLKDLQNAQFVLHDILQIDAFERNYFYQSKAEFTLLFFHSGKGDMMVEEKTNMQVDENHVIFLPPFSHISIKADPGHPLSFYMMSFSVTVPQDVAAYGEKQGSPSIIQTNKWIPLYNTIEVKRLIDQMMKEHSSSHFLSLWRRNIHFQDLLYRIATETHINTEHSGMKEVIEAVKSYLDQYHMEPTSMKLIASRFGISTTNFSTIFKRYVGVPPNHYLTDLRMQRAKELLSSDEALDSLARKVGYKDPFYFSRSFKKHVGVPPTLFMKCRRSKRIMTTFHHMNDYLLALGLAPFATVPYMGNDQVMGRLPYLAHKLRETKIIADYQLMMELQSAKEQPDLVLGANESMKTFKGIEQLPQNLNIILEDNWRAVLTDLADLLGRTKYANTWLDHFHTKVQQARRILLKSNRQRETIMSLVVTDDELRIYGGRRQFGEVLYRELGLSPPKGIGLDEHYRVVELADLLHYDPDHLFVSSNNSSFVLDRLKVLKNSREWISLKAVRNDSVYEQQSWINGHAPRGRRRNRRS, from the coding sequence ATGATAATCCCCGATCGATTAAAAGATTTGCAGAATGCCCAATTTGTCCTTCATGATATTCTTCAAATTGATGCCTTTGAAAGAAATTATTTTTATCAGAGTAAAGCTGAGTTCACCCTCCTTTTCTTTCATTCTGGAAAGGGCGACATGATGGTGGAGGAGAAGACTAACATGCAAGTGGATGAAAATCATGTGATTTTCTTACCACCGTTTTCACACATTAGCATTAAAGCAGATCCAGGTCACCCATTGTCTTTTTACATGATGTCTTTTAGTGTTACTGTACCTCAGGACGTAGCAGCTTATGGAGAAAAACAAGGTTCTCCTTCCATCATTCAAACTAATAAATGGATACCGCTATACAACACAATTGAGGTCAAGCGTTTAATCGATCAAATGATGAAGGAACACAGTAGTTCTCATTTTCTGAGCCTTTGGAGAAGAAATATTCACTTCCAGGACTTACTTTATAGGATTGCTACAGAAACTCATATTAATACAGAGCATAGTGGGATGAAGGAAGTGATAGAGGCTGTAAAATCATATCTGGATCAATACCACATGGAGCCTACTTCTATGAAGTTAATAGCTAGTAGATTTGGAATAAGCACAACAAACTTCTCTACAATTTTTAAACGATATGTAGGTGTTCCTCCGAATCACTATTTAACAGATCTCCGGATGCAGCGGGCTAAGGAATTGCTATCTAGTGACGAGGCTTTAGACAGCCTTGCGCGTAAGGTGGGCTATAAGGATCCCTTTTATTTTAGTCGTTCCTTTAAGAAGCACGTGGGTGTTCCTCCAACCCTATTTATGAAATGTAGACGGAGTAAAAGGATTATGACCACTTTCCATCATATGAATGACTATCTGTTAGCATTAGGATTAGCTCCATTTGCGACCGTGCCTTATATGGGGAATGATCAAGTTATGGGTCGTCTTCCTTATTTAGCTCATAAATTAAGAGAAACAAAAATCATTGCTGACTATCAGCTGATGATGGAGCTTCAATCAGCCAAAGAGCAGCCAGATTTAGTTTTAGGAGCAAACGAAAGTATGAAAACGTTCAAAGGGATTGAACAGCTCCCTCAAAATTTAAATATCATTCTAGAAGATAATTGGAGAGCCGTTCTTACAGATTTAGCTGATCTGCTAGGCCGTACTAAGTATGCTAATACCTGGTTAGACCATTTTCATACAAAAGTACAGCAAGCACGCAGAATTCTCTTAAAATCAAACCGCCAAAGAGAAACGATCATGAGCCTAGTTGTAACAGATGATGAATTAAGAATCTATGGGGGGCGCCGTCAATTCGGAGAAGTTCTTTATAGAGAGCTTGGATTATCTCCTCCTAAGGGTATTGGGCTAGATGAGCATTACAGAGTGGTGGAGCTTGCTGATCTGTTGCATTATGATCCTGATCATTTATTTGTCTCATCGAACAATTCGAGCTTTGTTTTGGATCGATTAAAGGTTCTAAAAAATAGTAGGGAATGGATTAGCTTAAAAGCTGTTCGGAATGATTCGGTCTATGAGCAACAGAGCTGGATCAACGGGCATGCCCCCCGAGGGCGCCGAAGGAACAGAAGAAGCTGA
- a CDS encoding iron-siderophore ABC transporter substrate-binding protein translates to MSNRAGSTGMPPEGAEGTEEAERTEGTVNERTVSHLFGETVVIGEPERIAVLHPWIADYLLSLGIVPSAAVSAGPNNDQFSWYLDDHMQGTMNLGWQIPEANLELILESDPDLIIASQNQETVYDQLTQIAPTVSIAPVVDEDGIRRMRDTFQTLARMLDKEQEAEALIEKYNNQVVELEQQVSQVIGDESVMFLRLMEKELRYYGPSLFEVLYEDLGMTPPSHFPDTSSSFEVLSIEMLPEVNPDHIFLLVEHEEAHSSIQELSIWKQLNAVQNNQVYRVDYDLWFQGFGPIANELTLQDIYEKLIENN, encoded by the coding sequence ATGAGCAACAGAGCTGGATCAACGGGCATGCCCCCCGAGGGCGCCGAAGGAACAGAAGAAGCTGAAAGAACAGAAGGAACAGTGAATGAAAGAACTGTAAGTCATTTATTTGGGGAAACTGTTGTGATAGGAGAGCCAGAAAGAATCGCCGTTCTCCATCCGTGGATTGCAGATTATTTGCTTTCATTAGGTATCGTACCGAGTGCTGCTGTTAGCGCTGGTCCAAATAATGATCAATTTTCATGGTATTTAGATGATCATATGCAGGGTACAATGAACTTAGGATGGCAAATACCAGAGGCTAACCTTGAGCTAATACTTGAGTCAGATCCTGATCTTATTATCGCCAGCCAAAATCAAGAAACCGTATATGACCAATTAACTCAAATTGCTCCAACAGTTTCAATTGCTCCAGTAGTTGATGAAGATGGAATTCGACGAATGAGAGATACGTTTCAAACTCTTGCTAGAATGCTAGATAAGGAGCAGGAAGCTGAAGCTTTGATCGAAAAGTATAATAACCAAGTAGTAGAGCTGGAGCAGCAGGTTTCACAGGTAATTGGAGATGAAAGTGTCATGTTTTTACGCTTGATGGAAAAGGAGCTTCGCTATTACGGTCCTTCTCTTTTTGAAGTACTATATGAGGATTTAGGGATGACTCCGCCATCGCATTTTCCTGACACTTCTTCCTCTTTTGAAGTTCTATCTATAGAAATGCTTCCAGAAGTAAACCCAGACCACATATTTCTTTTGGTAGAACATGAAGAAGCACATTCTTCTATTCAAGAATTAAGCATTTGGAAGCAGCTTAATGCCGTACAAAATAATCAGGTTTATCGAGTTGATTACGATTTGTGGTTCCAAGGCTTTGGTCCAATCGCAAATGAGTTAACCCTCCAGGATATCTATGAAAAATTGATTGAAAACAACTAA
- a CDS encoding sucrase ferredoxin — MADTRNEQYDQISGEVEKNYCSLISRQSNEDPIGSASSHERYVFVEVPTPWEYKVEESKHYPQGLVEAWSSAVKKEGTGQKPPRLLSITSDRIQAPAGFRRIIYYSRTTFPLAYFEKREYLVLEEQVIELILSLLNQNNEKLHQFEANQVTEEYRDLFICTHGSHDRCCGKFGYPMYQEIDEKYASNPSLSLRAWRTSHFGGHRHAPTIIDLPEGRYWAQLRPDLLPALIERKGEATQLARHYRGWGAITAFEQVAEREIFMKEGWSWIGYQKQSTILEADEMKATIRIDYSTTDQATSGAYEAEIQIGDTVTVGGCGLESFEARQFVVKSLVKV, encoded by the coding sequence ATGGCAGATACACGAAACGAACAATATGATCAGATTAGTGGTGAGGTGGAGAAAAATTATTGCTCCCTCATCTCCAGACAAAGTAATGAAGACCCGATAGGATCAGCTTCTTCACATGAACGGTATGTGTTTGTAGAGGTTCCAACACCGTGGGAGTATAAGGTTGAAGAATCAAAGCATTATCCTCAGGGTCTAGTAGAGGCTTGGAGTTCTGCTGTGAAGAAGGAGGGAACAGGTCAAAAGCCTCCAAGATTACTCTCGATAACATCGGATCGTATTCAGGCACCAGCTGGTTTTAGGAGGATCATCTATTATTCACGGACAACCTTTCCCTTAGCTTATTTTGAAAAGCGGGAATATCTTGTTCTAGAAGAGCAGGTCATTGAATTGATCCTTAGCTTACTCAATCAAAATAACGAGAAGCTGCATCAGTTTGAGGCAAATCAAGTGACTGAAGAATATCGAGATTTATTTATCTGTACACATGGAAGCCATGATCGGTGCTGTGGAAAATTCGGCTATCCTATGTATCAGGAAATTGATGAGAAATATGCCTCTAATCCTAGTTTAAGCTTAAGAGCGTGGAGAACAAGTCATTTCGGTGGACATAGACATGCACCGACCATTATTGATCTCCCTGAAGGACGTTATTGGGCACAGCTGAGGCCAGATTTGTTACCCGCTTTAATTGAAAGGAAGGGTGAGGCTACCCAGCTTGCTAGACACTATCGTGGGTGGGGAGCTATAACGGCTTTTGAGCAAGTGGCAGAGCGTGAGATATTTATGAAAGAAGGCTGGTCTTGGATTGGCTATCAAAAACAGTCTACTATTCTTGAAGCTGATGAAATGAAGGCGACGATAAGAATAGATTATTCTACTACAGACCAGGCGACTTCAGGAGCGTATGAAGCTGAGATTCAGATTGGTGATACGGTTACTGTAGGAGGCTGTGGTTTAGAAAGCTTTGAGGCAAGGCAGTTCGTTGTTAAAAGCTTAGTGAAAGTATAA
- a CDS encoding GNAT family N-acetyltransferase: MIKRLCINEQKIAEQVLDIQKQAYRIEADLIGFDQIPPLMETINELKHSEEEYIGLYEEEELIGVLAYETELLQDNTVSITICKLVVHPGHFRKGIASILINHLAVLSRNTSSLIVSTGAKNKPAIQLYEKLGFKEIGEIEINNRLTLKEFKKNIKVM; the protein is encoded by the coding sequence ATGATAAAACGATTATGTATAAATGAGCAAAAAATAGCGGAGCAGGTTCTAGATATACAGAAACAAGCGTATAGGATTGAAGCAGACCTTATTGGGTTTGACCAAATCCCTCCGCTAATGGAAACGATTAATGAGCTTAAACATTCTGAGGAAGAGTATATCGGACTGTACGAAGAGGAAGAGCTCATAGGTGTGCTAGCTTACGAAACAGAACTTCTACAGGATAACACCGTTTCCATCACGATATGTAAGCTTGTTGTTCATCCTGGACATTTTAGAAAGGGCATAGCCAGTATTCTCATCAATCATCTTGCAGTATTGAGCAGAAATACTTCTAGCCTTATCGTTTCTACAGGAGCAAAAAATAAGCCTGCTATTCAGCTCTATGAGAAGCTAGGTTTTAAAGAAATAGGAGAGATTGAGATTAATAATCGGCTCACCTTAAAAGAGTTCAAGAAGAACATAAAAGTAATGTAG